In Rhodamnia argentea isolate NSW1041297 chromosome 11, ASM2092103v1, whole genome shotgun sequence, one genomic interval encodes:
- the LOC125312940 gene encoding GDSL esterase/lipase 7-like — protein MRFPGFELCPLLLLLLLLPPVRSNGSVVIDFEVGTMRNDRRMISKFCAFLLMVIRFQMRAACSSSSPPPLAPALYVFGDSLFDSGNNNLLPTLSKVNYLPYGHDFPRGATGRFTNGRTVADFLAEFMGLPYPPPYLSFRTSGVVTGLNFASGACGILPETGSYSGKCLNLGDQVRLFESHAVNDLPRLLKSSDEVSANLAKSILAFAIGSDDYLENYLNPVLYSTSKTYEPPPFAKLLVAGLSQHLERLYNVGARKFVVFEIGPIGCMPTSAKKSKDGGVCDGGQNLLVSYFNQMLQPVLENMTSSLAGSMFVLGRVNGLCYDAVINPSEYGLTDSKNPCCKTWGNGTLSCIPFLTPCPDAGKHFFWDGYHPTDVASSILASRCFNDTNVCSPISVQDLVQM, from the exons ATGCGT TTTCCCGGTTTTGAACTTtgccccctcctcctcctccttcttctccttcctcctgtCCGATCAAACGGCAGCGTTGTAATCGATTTCGAGGTCGGGACCATGAGAAATGACAGGAGgatgatttctaaattttgtGCGTTCTTGCTCATGGTGATTCGATTTCAAATGCGAGCAGCGTGCTCGTCGTCCTCGCCACCGCCACTCGCACCAGCGCTGTATGTGTTTGGCGATTCGCTGTTCGACAGCGGCAACAACAACCTGCTGCCCACCCTCTCCAAAGTCAATTACCTCCCTTACGGCCACGATTTCCCGAGAGGTGCCACCGGGCGGTTCACCAATGGGAGGACCGTTGCCGACTTCCTCG CCGAATTTATGGGGCTGCCTTATCCACCACCATACCTGAGTTTTAGGACATCAGGAGTGGTCACCGGACTGAATTTCGCGTCCGGGGCATGTGGCATTCTCCCTGAAACAGGAAGCTACTCG GGAAAATGTCTTAACTTGGGTGACCAAGTGAGGTTGTTTGAGAGTCATGCCGTTAATGATTTACCAAGACTCCTCAAGAGCTCCGACGAGGTCTCCGCCAATTTGGCCAAGTCCATCCTCGCCTTCGCGATCGGCAGCGACGACTACCTCGAGAACTACCTCAATCCAGTGCTCTACAGCACCAGCAAAACCTACGAGCCTCCGCCATTCGCGAAGCTCCTCGTTGCCGGGCTTTCTCAGCATCTAGAG AGATTATATAATGTGGGAGCGAGAAAGTTTGTTGTCTTTGAGATTGGCCCCATCGGTTGCATGCCGACGAGCGCGAAGAAATCGAAGGACGGCGGAGTATGCGACGGAGGACAAAATTTGCTAGTTTCCTACTTCAATCAGATGCTTCAACCGGTGCTAGAGAACATGACATCCAGTCTTGCGGGTTCAATGTTCGTTCTCGGTAGAGTGAATGGGCTTTGCTATGACGCGGTAATCAATCCCTCGGAATACG GCTTGACGGACTCGAAAAATCCTTGTTGCAAAACGTGGGGGAATGGAACTTTGTCGTGCATTCCATTCCTGACCCCATGCCCTGACGCCGGTAAACACTTCTTTTGGGACGGATATCATCCGACCGATGTGGCGTCGTCGATCTTAGCTTCGCGGTGTTTCAACGACACAAACGTTTGTTCTCCAATCAGCGTACAAGATCTCGTGCAGATGTGA